A region of Streptomyces sp. NBC_01788 DNA encodes the following proteins:
- a CDS encoding PPA1309 family protein translates to MSNTPMAANPLTRAVLEIDEYASGLGWDQPARLFALVDTARLRTQEPALAAQLGLADEQETSGLTPVEQDEVPADRPLDEFLATIAWPDAVAGCALTVERMMLPPSAEAQVPQGLDGAKLAKWVAGHPERQEVRMTVAVLRDGARESALRLREKDSATEVLTGSDLVPGLAEALTATFED, encoded by the coding sequence ATGTCCAACACTCCCATGGCAGCGAACCCGCTCACCCGGGCGGTACTCGAGATCGACGAGTACGCCTCCGGCCTCGGCTGGGACCAGCCCGCTCGCCTCTTCGCCCTCGTAGACACCGCGCGGCTGCGGACCCAGGAACCCGCCCTCGCGGCACAGCTCGGCCTGGCGGACGAGCAGGAGACCTCCGGTCTCACCCCGGTCGAGCAGGACGAGGTCCCTGCCGACCGGCCCCTCGACGAGTTTCTCGCCACCATCGCCTGGCCCGACGCGGTGGCCGGCTGCGCGCTGACCGTGGAGCGCATGATGCTGCCCCCGTCCGCCGAGGCACAGGTCCCGCAGGGACTGGACGGGGCGAAGCTGGCGAAGTGGGTGGCCGGCCACCCCGAGCGCCAGGAGGTCCGCATGACGGTAGCGGTCCTGCGCGACGGCGCCCGGGAGTCGGCCCTGCGCCTGCGTGAGAAGGACTCCGCCACGGAGGTCCTCACCGGCTCCGACCTGGTGCCGGGGCTGGCCGAGGCCCTGACCGCGACCTTCGAGGACTGA
- a CDS encoding UPF0182 family membrane protein, with the protein MPDRGGGPTGPRMRVGRPSRRARTLLMTLGVLAVLGMVFAMFAGFWTDWLWYRSVHYSSVFTTTLWTKIGLFFVFGLLMAAAVGLNIWLAHRLRPPLSAMSVEQQSLDRYRMSIAPYKKWLLSGITALVGLIAGASAASEWRTWLMWVNGVAFGKTDPQFHLDVSFYAFDLPWYRFLLGFGFAATILSLIAAVLTHYLYGGLRVTSPGARATAAATGHLSVLLGVFVTLKAVAYWLDRYGLAVKSSDFKATGNWTGLRYVDANAYLPAKTILFCIAVICAVLFFATLWRRTWQLPVIGFGLMVLSAILIGGLYPAIVQKFQVEPNEQAKEAAYVQKNLEATREAYDIDDTKVTDYAGTSDTQDKAKLRDAAADAASYRLMDPNIVSPTFEQLQQVRNYYGFPSNLAVDRYKTKDGKVQDTVIGLRELNLAGIPKNNWINDHFRYTHGYGVVAAKGTEADEGRPVFTEYNLPSTGDLPRYEQRIYYGEKTSTYSIVGGPQKEIDYSDDTGEKTTSYKGNSGVSLANPLNRAAYAMAFNEPQILYSGAIGDGSRILYNRTPKQRVEAVAPWLTIDGVSYPAVVDGRVQWIVDAYTTTNGYPYSSRTTLGDTTLDSLTAANNQRVVAQQNQVNYIRNSVKATVDAYTGEVKLYQWDTQDPVLKTWMKAFPGTVEPKKDISPELLSHIRYPQDLFKVQRELLTRYHVTDAQTFLSGSEVWQIPNDPTNRSGDAVPPYYLSLKMPGESSQTFSLTTTMTPNGRDNLSAFMTVAADANTSDYGKISILKLPTGKTIDGPKRVQSQFNSEPSIAESIRLLKGGDSEVEYGNLLTVPLDGGLLYVEPVYLRGGGLKYPLLRKVLVTYGGNTAFEDTLDKALNKVFGTEGSATEPPGSGSGSGSDTGGGGTGSGEKNPPPSNNPTVQEALKDAQKAFEDGQTALKNGDWQAYGQAQKDLQDALKRAEDAQAQADKPGAGGKNGDGKGGASPGASASPAPNSSPSGSPSGG; encoded by the coding sequence ATGCCGGACCGCGGCGGAGGCCCGACAGGGCCGCGGATGAGAGTGGGCCGCCCGTCCCGGCGTGCCAGGACCCTGCTCATGACACTGGGCGTCCTCGCCGTCCTCGGCATGGTCTTCGCCATGTTCGCGGGCTTCTGGACGGACTGGCTGTGGTACCGGTCGGTGCACTACTCGTCCGTGTTCACCACCACCCTGTGGACCAAGATCGGACTGTTCTTCGTCTTCGGCCTGCTGATGGCGGCCGCGGTCGGGCTGAACATCTGGCTGGCGCACCGGCTGCGGCCGCCGCTGAGCGCGATGTCGGTGGAGCAGCAGAGCCTGGACCGCTACCGGATGAGCATCGCGCCGTACAAGAAGTGGCTGCTGAGCGGCATCACGGCGCTGGTCGGGCTGATCGCCGGTGCCTCCGCCGCGAGCGAGTGGCGGACCTGGCTGATGTGGGTCAACGGCGTGGCCTTCGGCAAGACGGACCCGCAGTTCCACCTGGACGTCTCCTTCTACGCCTTCGACCTGCCCTGGTACCGCTTCCTGCTGGGCTTCGGCTTCGCCGCCACGATCCTGTCCCTGATCGCCGCGGTGCTCACCCACTACCTGTACGGCGGGCTGCGCGTCACCAGCCCCGGCGCGCGTGCCACGGCCGCGGCGACCGGGCATCTGTCGGTGCTCCTCGGCGTCTTCGTGACGCTGAAGGCGGTGGCCTACTGGCTGGACCGGTACGGACTGGCGGTGAAGTCCAGTGACTTCAAGGCGACCGGCAACTGGACGGGCCTGAGGTACGTCGACGCCAACGCCTATCTGCCGGCCAAGACGATCCTGTTCTGCATCGCCGTCATCTGCGCGGTGCTGTTCTTCGCCACCCTGTGGCGGCGCACCTGGCAGCTGCCGGTCATCGGCTTCGGCCTGATGGTGCTGTCGGCCATCCTCATCGGCGGCCTGTACCCGGCGATCGTCCAGAAGTTCCAGGTCGAGCCCAACGAGCAGGCCAAGGAAGCCGCGTACGTCCAGAAGAACCTCGAGGCGACCCGCGAGGCCTACGACATCGACGACACCAAGGTCACCGACTACGCGGGCACGAGCGACACCCAGGACAAGGCGAAGCTGCGGGACGCCGCCGCCGACGCGGCCAGTTACCGGCTGATGGACCCCAACATCGTCTCGCCGACGTTCGAGCAGCTCCAGCAGGTGCGCAACTACTACGGGTTCCCGTCCAACCTGGCCGTCGACCGGTACAAGACCAAGGACGGCAAGGTCCAGGACACGGTCATCGGCCTGCGCGAGCTGAACCTCGCCGGGATCCCGAAGAACAACTGGATCAACGACCACTTCCGCTACACCCACGGCTACGGCGTGGTCGCGGCCAAGGGCACCGAGGCCGACGAGGGCCGCCCGGTGTTCACCGAGTACAACCTGCCGTCCACGGGCGACCTCCCGCGGTACGAGCAGCGGATCTACTACGGCGAGAAGACCAGCACCTACTCCATCGTCGGCGGTCCCCAGAAGGAGATCGACTACTCCGACGACACCGGTGAGAAGACCACCAGCTACAAGGGGAACAGCGGTGTCAGCCTCGCCAACCCGCTGAACCGGGCCGCGTACGCGATGGCGTTCAACGAGCCGCAGATCCTCTACTCCGGCGCGATCGGCGACGGTTCGCGGATCCTGTACAACCGCACGCCCAAGCAGCGCGTCGAGGCGGTCGCCCCGTGGCTGACGATCGACGGGGTCTCGTATCCGGCGGTGGTCGACGGGCGCGTCCAGTGGATCGTCGACGCCTACACGACGACCAACGGCTACCCGTACTCCTCGCGCACCACCCTCGGTGACACGACGCTGGACTCGCTGACCGCCGCCAACAACCAGCGGGTGGTGGCCCAGCAGAACCAGGTCAACTACATCCGCAACTCGGTCAAGGCGACCGTCGACGCCTACACGGGCGAGGTCAAGCTGTACCAGTGGGACACCCAGGACCCGGTTCTGAAGACCTGGATGAAGGCGTTCCCGGGCACGGTCGAGCCGAAGAAGGACATCTCCCCGGAGCTGTTGTCCCACATCCGGTATCCGCAGGACCTGTTCAAGGTGCAGCGCGAACTGCTCACGCGCTACCACGTCACGGACGCGCAGACCTTCCTCAGCGGCAGCGAGGTGTGGCAGATCCCCAACGACCCGACGAACAGGTCGGGCGACGCGGTGCCGCCGTACTACCTGAGCCTCAAGATGCCCGGTGAGTCGTCCCAGACGTTCTCACTGACGACGACGATGACGCCGAACGGCCGTGACAACCTGAGCGCGTTCATGACGGTCGCCGCCGACGCGAACACGAGCGACTACGGCAAGATCAGCATCCTGAAGCTGCCCACGGGCAAGACGATCGACGGCCCGAAACGGGTGCAGAGCCAGTTCAACTCCGAACCCTCGATCGCCGAGTCCATCCGGCTGCTGAAGGGTGGCGACTCGGAGGTCGAGTACGGCAACCTGCTGACGGTGCCGCTCGACGGCGGACTGCTCTACGTCGAGCCGGTCTACCTGCGCGGCGGCGGCCTCAAGTACCCGCTGCTGCGCAAGGTCCTGGTGACGTACGGCGGCAACACCGCGTTCGAGGACACGCTCGACAAGGCCCTCAACAAGGTGTTCGGTACGGAGGGTTCGGCCACCGAGCCGCCCGGCTCCGGCTCCGGCTCTGGCTCCGACACCGGCGGTGGTGGCACCGGCAGCGGCGAGAAGAACCCGCCGCCGTCGAACAACCCGACGGTCCAGGAGGCGTTGAAGGACGCCCAGAAGGCCTTCGAGGACGGTCAGACCGCCCTGAAGAACGGCGACTGGCAGGCGTACGGCCAGGCGCAGAAGGACCTTCAGGACGCCCTGAAGCGGGCCGAGGACGCGCAGGCGCAGGCGGACAAGCCCGGCGCCGGCGGCAAGAACGGCGACGGCAAGGGCGGCGCGAGCCCGGGTGCGAGCGCCAGTCCGGCACCAAACAGCAGTCCAAGCGGTAGCCCGAGCGGGGGCTGA
- a CDS encoding tetratricopeptide repeat protein, translating into MDVMGDKATLFETGRFVQDSGSGETGGEARDESMAAADETAELARRRLAAEAGDVEAMSVLGAMLLRRGNLDAAEPHLRSATAGGDRAAANNLGVLLHQRGYADEAAGWWRIAAVAGSAAAAHALGRHHRERGDEPAAEYWLRQSAEQGHVLGAYALADLLEHRGDAGAERWMRVAAERGHREAEYRLARALDRRAGRQSGGEGPGLPAEAEQWYRQAAARGHRRAALHLGAILEKRGDLKEAGRWYLTSAKDGEARAACALGFLLRDAGDPENAALWWLRAAQDGDGNAANALGALHAERGETQTAERWYRAAMDAGDINGAYNLGLLCAEQGRTAQAEQWYRRAAYAGHREASNALAVLLLQGGDTSGAEPWFSKAAEAGSVDAAFNLGILYAGRSEDAQALRWYERAAAAGHTEAALQVGIARLRAGDERAAERHLRCAAGGGSPEAAYRLATVLDARRPPAAAHELGEPAIQEKTECEEWYERAAGQGHRRAQVRVGMLAATRGDVVEAARWYRRAAESGSRNGAFNLGLLLAREGSEPEAATWWARAADAGHGRAALRLALVHARRGELAEGQGWADRAVALGPAEVAQRAARLRDALREELSA; encoded by the coding sequence ATGGACGTTATGGGGGACAAGGCAACTCTGTTCGAGACGGGGCGATTTGTGCAGGATTCCGGCTCTGGTGAGACCGGAGGCGAGGCGCGCGACGAGTCCATGGCGGCCGCGGACGAGACCGCAGAGCTGGCGCGCCGTCGCCTCGCCGCCGAGGCGGGCGACGTCGAGGCCATGAGCGTCCTCGGGGCCATGCTGCTGCGGCGCGGCAACCTCGACGCCGCCGAACCTCATCTGCGCTCCGCCACCGCGGGCGGCGACCGCGCAGCGGCCAACAACCTGGGAGTCCTGCTCCACCAGCGCGGTTACGCCGACGAAGCGGCCGGATGGTGGCGCATCGCCGCCGTCGCCGGATCCGCGGCGGCCGCGCACGCGCTCGGCCGGCACCACCGCGAGCGCGGCGACGAGCCCGCCGCCGAGTACTGGCTGCGCCAGTCCGCCGAGCAGGGGCACGTCCTCGGCGCCTACGCCCTCGCTGACCTGCTGGAGCACCGCGGCGACGCCGGGGCCGAGCGCTGGATGCGGGTCGCCGCCGAGCGGGGGCACCGGGAGGCGGAGTACCGGCTGGCGCGGGCACTGGACCGGCGGGCCGGCCGGCAGTCCGGCGGAGAGGGTCCCGGCCTGCCGGCGGAGGCCGAGCAGTGGTACCGCCAGGCCGCCGCGCGCGGGCACCGGCGGGCCGCCCTGCACCTCGGCGCCATCCTGGAGAAGCGCGGCGACCTCAAGGAGGCCGGCCGCTGGTACCTGACCTCCGCCAAGGACGGCGAGGCCAGGGCCGCCTGCGCGCTCGGGTTCCTGCTGCGGGACGCCGGTGACCCCGAGAACGCCGCCCTGTGGTGGCTGAGGGCCGCGCAGGACGGCGACGGCAACGCGGCGAACGCGCTGGGCGCGCTGCACGCCGAGCGCGGCGAGACGCAGACCGCCGAGCGGTGGTACCGGGCGGCGATGGACGCGGGCGACATCAACGGCGCCTACAACCTCGGACTGCTCTGCGCCGAGCAGGGCCGTACCGCGCAGGCCGAGCAGTGGTACCGGCGCGCGGCCTACGCCGGGCACCGGGAGGCGTCGAACGCGCTGGCCGTCCTGCTGCTCCAGGGGGGGGACACCAGTGGGGCCGAGCCGTGGTTCTCCAAGGCGGCGGAGGCCGGGAGCGTCGACGCCGCCTTCAACCTGGGGATCCTCTACGCCGGGCGGAGCGAGGACGCCCAGGCCCTGCGGTGGTACGAGCGGGCGGCGGCGGCCGGGCACACCGAGGCCGCGTTGCAGGTGGGGATCGCCCGGCTGCGCGCGGGCGACGAGCGGGCGGCCGAGCGGCACCTGCGGTGCGCGGCCGGCGGCGGCAGCCCGGAGGCGGCGTACCGGCTGGCCACCGTGCTCGACGCCCGGCGGCCACCGGCGGCCGCGCACGAGTTGGGGGAGCCGGCGATCCAGGAGAAGACCGAGTGCGAGGAGTGGTACGAGCGGGCGGCCGGCCAGGGACACCGGCGCGCGCAGGTGCGGGTCGGGATGCTGGCCGCGACCCGCGGGGACGTGGTCGAGGCGGCGCGGTGGTACCGCAGGGCGGCGGAGTCCGGCTCCCGCAACGGCGCGTTCAACCTGGGACTGCTGCTCGCCAGGGAGGGCAGTGAGCCGGAGGCGGCCACCTGGTGGGCGCGGGCGGCCGACGCCGGGCACGGGCGGGCGGCGCTGCGGCTCGCCCTGGTGCACGCGCGCCGCGGCGAGCTGGCCGAGGGGCAGGGGTGGGCCGACCGGGCCGTGGCGCTGGGGCCGGCGGAGGTCGCCCAGCGGGCCGCGCGCCTGCGGGACGCGCTGCGCGAGGAGCTGTCGGCGTGA
- a CDS encoding Fur family transcriptional regulator, producing the protein MSDLLERLRGRGWRMTAQRRVVAEVLDGEHVHLTADEVHARAVAKLPEISRATVYNTLGELVSLGEVLEVSTDKRAKRYDPNAHRPHHHLVCAGCGAIRDVHPSGNPLADLPDSERFGFTVSNVEVTYRGLCPNCAAA; encoded by the coding sequence ATGAGTGACCTTCTGGAACGGCTGCGCGGACGCGGATGGCGGATGACCGCGCAGCGGCGTGTGGTGGCCGAGGTCCTCGACGGCGAACACGTCCATCTGACGGCCGACGAGGTCCATGCCCGGGCTGTCGCCAAGCTGCCCGAGATCTCCCGGGCGACCGTCTACAACACGCTGGGCGAGCTGGTCTCCCTCGGCGAGGTCCTGGAAGTCAGCACCGACAAGCGCGCCAAGCGGTACGACCCCAACGCGCACCGGCCGCACCACCACCTGGTCTGCGCCGGCTGCGGCGCGATCCGGGACGTCCACCCGAGCGGCAACCCGCTGGCCGACCTGCCCGACTCGGAGCGCTTCGGCTTCACGGTCTCGAACGTGGAGGTCACCTACCGCGGCCTCTGCCCGAACTGCGCGGCGGCCTGA
- a CDS encoding catalase, giving the protein MTQGPLTTEAGAPVADNQNSETAGVGGPVLIQDQLLLEKLAHFNRERIPERVVHARGAGAYGTFTVTADVTRYTRAAFLSEVGKQTETFLRFSTVAGNLGAADAVRDPRGFALKFYTEEGNYDLVGNNTPVFFIKDAIKFPDFIHTQKRDPCTGSQEADNVWDFWGLSPESTHQVTWLFGDRGIPASYRHMNGYGSHTYQWNNEAGEVFWVKYHFKTDQGIKSLTAHEAAVLAGADPDSHQRDLREAIERGEYPSWTVQVQVMPAADAAAYRFNPFDLTKVWPHDDYPPIEIGKLELNRNPENIFAEVEQSIFSPAHFVPGIGPSPDKMLQGRLFAYGDAHRYRVGINADHLPVNRPHATEARTNSRDGYLYDGRHKGAKNYEPNSFGGPFQTDRPLWQPVPVTGVTGDHEAPVHAEDNDFVQAGNLYRLMSDEEKERLIGNLAGAIAQVSREDIAERAISNFRQADDDFGKRLEAAVQALRG; this is encoded by the coding sequence GTGACCCAGGGGCCGCTCACGACGGAGGCCGGTGCTCCGGTTGCCGACAACCAGAACAGCGAGACGGCGGGCGTCGGCGGCCCGGTGCTCATCCAGGACCAGCTCCTGCTGGAAAAGCTCGCCCACTTCAATCGCGAGCGCATCCCGGAGCGCGTGGTGCACGCCCGTGGCGCCGGCGCCTACGGCACCTTCACGGTCACGGCCGACGTCACCCGGTACACGCGTGCCGCGTTCCTTTCCGAGGTCGGCAAGCAGACGGAGACCTTCCTGCGCTTCTCGACCGTGGCCGGCAACCTCGGCGCCGCGGACGCGGTCCGCGACCCGCGCGGCTTCGCGCTGAAGTTCTACACCGAGGAGGGCAACTACGACCTCGTCGGCAACAACACCCCGGTGTTCTTCATCAAGGACGCCATCAAGTTCCCCGACTTCATCCACACCCAGAAGCGCGACCCCTGCACGGGCAGCCAGGAGGCCGACAACGTCTGGGACTTCTGGGGTCTGTCCCCGGAGTCGACGCACCAGGTGACCTGGCTGTTCGGCGACCGCGGCATCCCGGCGTCGTACCGCCACATGAACGGCTACGGCTCCCACACCTACCAGTGGAACAACGAGGCCGGCGAGGTCTTCTGGGTCAAGTACCACTTCAAGACCGACCAGGGGATCAAGAGCCTCACCGCCCACGAGGCCGCCGTGCTCGCCGGCGCGGACCCCGACTCCCACCAGCGCGACCTGCGTGAGGCCATCGAGCGCGGCGAGTACCCGTCCTGGACCGTGCAGGTGCAGGTCATGCCGGCGGCCGACGCGGCGGCCTACCGCTTCAACCCGTTCGACCTCACCAAGGTGTGGCCGCACGACGACTACCCGCCGATCGAGATCGGCAAGCTGGAGCTCAACCGCAACCCGGAGAACATCTTCGCCGAGGTCGAGCAGTCGATCTTCAGCCCCGCCCACTTCGTGCCGGGCATCGGTCCCTCCCCGGACAAGATGCTCCAGGGCCGCCTCTTCGCGTACGGCGACGCCCACCGCTACCGCGTCGGCATCAACGCCGACCACCTGCCGGTGAACCGTCCGCACGCCACCGAGGCGCGCACCAACTCCCGTGACGGCTACCTGTACGACGGCCGCCACAAGGGCGCGAAGAACTACGAGCCGAACAGCTTCGGCGGGCCGTTCCAGACGGACCGGCCGCTGTGGCAGCCCGTGCCGGTCACCGGCGTCACCGGTGACCACGAGGCGCCGGTCCATGCCGAGGACAACGACTTCGTCCAGGCCGGCAACCTCTACCGCCTGATGTCGGACGAGGAGAAGGAGCGCCTGATCGGCAACCTGGCGGGCGCCATCGCGCAGGTCTCGCGCGAGGACATCGCCGAGCGGGCGATCAGCAATTTCCGTCAGGCGGACGACGACTTCGGCAAGCGGCTGGAGGCCGCGGTCCAGGCCCTGCGCGGCTGA
- a CDS encoding CBS domain-containing protein, which yields MLVRDAMSTVVLTIGPTHTLRQAAALMSARHVGAAVVHDPDAGGIGILTERDVLNSVGLGQNPDTERVHAHTTTDVVFAAPSWTLEEAAGAMARGGFRHLIVLDHDEPAGIVSVRDIIRCWAPVRQHAAAAGAGTA from the coding sequence ATGCTCGTCCGCGACGCCATGAGCACGGTGGTCCTCACCATCGGTCCCACACACACCCTCCGACAGGCGGCGGCCCTGATGTCCGCGCGCCACGTCGGCGCCGCCGTCGTCCACGACCCCGACGCAGGTGGCATCGGCATCCTCACCGAACGCGACGTCCTCAACTCCGTGGGTCTGGGCCAGAACCCGGACACGGAGCGCGTGCACGCGCACACCACCACCGACGTCGTGTTCGCCGCGCCGTCCTGGACCCTGGAGGAGGCGGCGGGCGCCATGGCCCGCGGCGGCTTCCGGCACCTCATCGTCCTGGACCACGACGAGCCTGCGGGCATCGTCTCGGTCCGCGACATCATCCGCTGCTGGGCACCGGTCCGGCAGCACGCGGCGGCCGCGGGCGCGGGCACGGCCTGA
- the hisN gene encoding histidinol-phosphatase translates to MPDYLDDLRLAHVLADAADAATMDRFKALDLKVETKPDMTPVSEADKAAEELIRGQLQRARPRDAVLGEEYGIQGTGPRRWVVDPIDGTKNYVRGVPVWATLISLMEAGEGGFHPVVGLVSAPALGRRWWAAKGHGAFMGRSLAQASRLRVSRVADLSDASFAYSSLSGWEEQGRLDGFLDLTRAVWRTRAYGDFWPYMMVAEGSVDFCAEPELSLWDMAANAIIVTEAGGTFTGLDGRPGPHSGNAAASNGLLHDEMLGYLGRR, encoded by the coding sequence ATGCCGGACTACCTCGACGACCTGCGCCTGGCCCACGTCCTCGCGGACGCCGCCGACGCCGCGACCATGGACCGTTTCAAGGCCCTCGACCTCAAGGTCGAGACGAAGCCGGACATGACCCCGGTCAGTGAGGCGGACAAGGCGGCGGAGGAACTCATCCGCGGCCAGCTCCAACGCGCCCGCCCCCGCGACGCGGTCCTCGGCGAGGAGTACGGCATCCAGGGCACCGGCCCCCGCCGCTGGGTCGTCGACCCGATCGACGGCACCAAGAACTACGTGCGCGGCGTCCCGGTCTGGGCCACGCTCATCTCCCTGATGGAGGCCGGCGAGGGCGGCTTCCATCCCGTCGTGGGCCTCGTCTCCGCCCCCGCCCTGGGCCGCCGCTGGTGGGCCGCGAAGGGCCACGGCGCCTTCATGGGCCGCAGCCTGGCGCAGGCGAGCAGGCTCCGGGTGTCCCGCGTGGCGGACCTCTCGGACGCCTCCTTCGCGTACTCCTCGCTCAGCGGCTGGGAGGAGCAGGGCCGCCTGGACGGCTTCCTCGATCTGACCCGCGCGGTCTGGCGCACCCGTGCCTACGGCGACTTCTGGCCGTACATGATGGTCGCCGAGGGTTCGGTCGACTTCTGTGCCGAGCCGGAGCTGTCCCTGTGGGACATGGCCGCGAACGCGATCATCGTGACCGAGGCCGGCGGCACCTTCACCGGCCTCGACGGCCGCCCCGGCCCGCACAGCGGCAACGCCGCCGCGTCCAACGGGCTGCTGCACGACGAGATGCTGGGGTATCTCGGCCGGCGCTGA
- a CDS encoding TetR/AcrR family transcriptional regulator, which produces MPAARESLLDAAYSALTGRPWSAVRMVDVAAAAGVSRQTLYNEFGSKDGLARALVRREADGYLAGVERALVTPADPRERLTAAAEWTVSAARDNVLVKAMLTGCWSERLPSPTLSAVPSSSAVPAQRRADGPLPSPGDFVAIVRDRAATLLSAPGTPRADTAELARACELVIRLALSCVAAPPDRGGVAGLARGALPRHLA; this is translated from the coding sequence ATGCCTGCAGCGCGGGAATCCCTGCTGGACGCCGCCTACTCGGCGCTGACAGGGCGGCCGTGGTCCGCGGTCCGCATGGTTGACGTGGCCGCGGCGGCCGGGGTCTCCCGGCAGACGCTGTACAACGAGTTCGGCAGCAAGGACGGTTTGGCGCGGGCCCTGGTCAGGCGGGAGGCGGACGGCTATCTCGCCGGGGTCGAACGAGCCCTGGTGACCCCCGCCGACCCGCGCGAGCGGCTCACCGCCGCCGCCGAGTGGACGGTGTCCGCCGCCCGGGACAACGTGCTGGTGAAGGCGATGCTCACCGGCTGCTGGAGCGAACGGCTGCCCTCGCCCACGCTGTCGGCGGTGCCGTCCTCCAGCGCGGTTCCCGCGCAGCGCCGGGCCGACGGCCCGCTGCCGTCGCCCGGCGACTTCGTGGCGATCGTCCGCGACCGCGCCGCGACCCTGCTCTCCGCCCCCGGCACCCCCAGGGCCGACACCGCCGAACTTGCCCGTGCCTGCGAGCTGGTGATCCGCCTCGCCCTGTCGTGCGTGGCCGCGCCGCCGGACCGGGGCGGGGTCGCCGGCCTGGCGCGCGGCGCGCTCCCGCGCCACCTGGCCTGA
- a CDS encoding DMT family transporter: protein MAWLLVIVAGLLETGFAVCLKLSHGFTRLWPTIAFCCFALGSFGLLTLSLKKLDVGPAYAVWTGIGAAGTAIYGMVFLGDLVSTLKIVSISLVIIGVIGLQLSGSAH, encoded by the coding sequence ATGGCGTGGCTGCTGGTGATCGTCGCCGGGTTGCTCGAGACCGGCTTCGCCGTGTGCCTGAAGCTGTCGCACGGGTTCACCCGGCTCTGGCCGACCATCGCCTTCTGCTGCTTCGCCCTGGGCAGTTTCGGCCTGCTCACCCTGTCCCTGAAGAAGCTCGACGTGGGCCCCGCGTACGCGGTGTGGACCGGCATCGGCGCGGCGGGCACCGCCATCTACGGCATGGTCTTCCTCGGCGACCTGGTCTCCACGCTGAAGATCGTCTCGATCAGCCTGGTCATCATCGGGGTGATCGGGCTCCAGCTGTCCGGTTCCGCGCACTGA
- the rsgA gene encoding ribosome small subunit-dependent GTPase A, producing the protein MRRYGKHTDEDDIRSRPNRKGNRPRTNIRPKHEDAAEGLVLTVDRGRLTCLVDGRPIIAMKARELGRKAAVVGDRVALVGDMSGKKDTLARIVRIEERASVLRRTADDDDPYERVVVANADQLAIVTALADPEPRPRLIDRCLVAAYDGGLEPLLVMTKSDLAPPDKLLELYGDLDIPYVVTSRAELDDGAAADRVREHLDGKVTAFVGHSGVGKTTLVNALVPEDRRRVTGHVNAVTGRGRHTTTSALALPLAGGDGWVVDTPGVRSFGLAHIDPCRVIHAFPDLEPGTEGCPRACSHDEPDCALDPWVAEGHADPARLYSLRRLLATRERKEGD; encoded by the coding sequence ATGCGCCGCTACGGCAAGCACACCGACGAGGACGACATCCGCAGCCGCCCCAACCGCAAGGGCAACCGGCCGCGCACCAACATCCGCCCCAAGCACGAGGATGCCGCCGAGGGCCTGGTCCTCACCGTCGACCGGGGACGGCTGACATGCCTCGTCGACGGCCGCCCGATCATCGCGATGAAGGCCCGCGAACTGGGCCGCAAGGCCGCCGTCGTGGGCGACCGGGTGGCCCTGGTCGGCGACATGTCCGGGAAGAAGGACACCCTCGCGCGCATCGTCCGCATCGAGGAACGCGCCTCGGTCCTGCGCCGCACGGCGGACGACGACGACCCCTACGAGCGCGTGGTCGTCGCGAACGCCGACCAACTGGCCATCGTCACCGCGCTCGCCGACCCCGAGCCGCGGCCGCGCCTGATCGACCGCTGCCTGGTGGCGGCGTACGACGGCGGTCTCGAGCCACTGCTGGTCATGACCAAGTCGGACCTGGCGCCGCCGGACAAGCTCCTGGAGCTGTACGGGGACCTGGACATCCCCTACGTCGTCACCAGCCGTGCCGAGCTGGACGACGGCGCGGCGGCGGACCGGGTGCGTGAGCATCTCGACGGGAAGGTCACGGCGTTCGTCGGCCACTCGGGCGTGGGCAAGACGACCCTGGTCAACGCGCTGGTGCCGGAGGATCGGCGGCGGGTGACGGGACATGTGAACGCGGTGACCGGCCGGGGCCGCCACACCACCACCTCCGCGCTCGCGCTGCCGCTGGCGGGCGGGGACGGCTGGGTCGTGGACACCCCGGGCGTACGGTCGTTCGGGCTCGCGCACATCGATCCGTGCCGGGTGATCCACGCCTTCCCCGACCTGGAGCCGGGCACCGAGGGCTGCCCGCGCGCGTGCAGTCACGACGAGCCGGACTGCGCCCTGGACCCGTGGGTCGCCGAAGGGCACGCGGACCCGGCCCGGCTGTACTCGCTGCGCCGGCTGCTGGCCACGCGGGAGCGCAAGGAGGGCGACTGA